One Salvelinus sp. IW2-2015 linkage group LG4q.2, ASM291031v2, whole genome shotgun sequence DNA window includes the following coding sequences:
- the mia2 gene encoding cTAGE family member 5 isoform X4 yields MTGLSRVDMAASQIYIWTFTIFIFPILTWGLLSDFKICGDSECESLLSRVRATRDHRGKDCRFLNFKKGDVIFVYHKLSGKRDDLWAGSIDRRFGYFPKDAVKVDEIYANTEKEVATQKQDFFCIDEYGSLIDNDSSEWDNEENLVSEFQEIAANDAQDSKTSKDAFLSQSFAQSSDETGNKDANQAVMEYFSDDTKPAPSEQGGSQWIGSTVTGWLSLGGERPDDNPKEDNPEQESFRSRKLALDIDANQLKEETKNTENSGWFGDGLTSAFGFGHKAPEEEKPIEKEVEEQPPPSKSWLNIGIRDVLHFGQSNQDKVEERIEAAGRDESTGTIDPQDVGTSQSHHDATVEQIKETENQRDDNTGKKAERTETHPSKPVKDYNQEDRHSQEEDAETDKTNCINDDCFTRNENEDLTNLKGEHFSGEGDIQTPTLTDKYKPEPAVMEYLFSSARQVTGDAVAHILTVKALLKWLTVQVLSSLPDDIRPGPDLYGLPWEAVIVTALLGLGTLLLFSCRFYQCIKSRLYSSKERRMGLKVAELLDEKCKVLETLSEVQQNYEELETALRNSGVLAHVAERENLEVMSQRLKQSNTQLGNDIEKLKEDLNIQRARRLQQEETIADMQETLKTLEEETRDLKSQTEQAQTTLKIFDMNSERNQNNLEAAKEEKVLLQEKNGQLVQEAEGWGERMSELEEEMRMCESSYTGMLQDATNKDERIKSLTDCLLKMKDWDSVLEDGANREERSGTQGTENGEGQDNHQRQRIQKLIHAAKMNADLKSVDEDKDRVFAKLADEVKAKEDLQEGIKNLENEKASLQTDSEKYTSQVQKLQQKLQIMTEMYQENELKLHRMLTVEERERLQKDEKLTKADKSITLAVEELNSYRQRAQXLEDELEKTNQAYKTQITSQEKKAHNNWLAARGADRDLAEVKRENAHLRQKLTDTQFKLEVVEKDPYTLDNMDRPLFRGERSPYGPSPXHRPASENRAFLSPPTLMDGPPRLSPNFPPMGPGGRVSRGLLDPPGGVDSDRSGGPLSDSGSISPTWERDRRGPPIHPPGYMYLDPGLPYRRPLPGALPMGPLPPRGPGPAESHSFGHQPDSSFMGNSMGPGENERDSHLSAPGDLRDMRMGPPLLVPPGMGPLPPMEHRDPYFARKGPYGPPDFFSPRGPAPMGMRGPPPPGMFGRVPPPPPQHSFLPGPPPRPSPPGSEVSSDQSPSPHDVI; encoded by the exons ATGACTGGACTTTCCAGGGTCGATATGGCTGCTTCACAGATATACATTTGGACATTTACTATTTTCATTTTTCCAATTCTAACTTGGGGATTGCTGTCTGACTTCAAAATTTGTGGCGACTCTGAATGTGAAA GCTTGCTGAGTCGGGTCAGGGCCACAAGAGATCACAGAGGAAAGGATTGTAGATTCCTGAACTTCAAAAAAGGGGATGTGATATTTGTTTACCACAAACTCTCTGGCAAAAGAGATGATCTATGGGCAGGAAGT ATTGACAGACGATTTGGTTATTTCCCAAAAGACGCTGTGAAAGTTGATGAAATTTATGCAAACACAGAGAAAGAAGTGGCCACACAG AAACAAGACTTCTTCTGCATAGATGAGTATGGCTCATTAATTGATAATGACTCCAGTGAGTGGGACAATGAAGAAAATCTAGTTTCAGAATTTCAGGAAATCGCAGCCAATGATGCTCAGGATTCTAAAACCTCCAAAGATGCCTTTCTATCCCAAAGTTTTGCACAGAGCAGTGATGAAACAGGAAACAAAGATGCCAATCAGGCTGTAATGGAATACTTCTCTGATGATACCAAACCTGCACCTAGCGAACAAGGTGGGTCTCAGTGGATTGGCTCTACAGTAACTGGATGGCTTAGTTTAGGTGGTGAAAGACCTGATGATAATCCCAAAGAAGACAACCCAGAACAAGAGTCTTTCAGGAGCAGGAAACTTGCTTTGGACATTGATGCGAACCAATTGAAGGAAGAGACGAAAAATACTGAAAACTCTGGCTGGTTTGGAGATGGACTGACTAGCGCCTTTGGTTTTGGTCATAAAGCTCCAGAGGAGGAGAAGCCCATTGAAAAAGAAGTGGAAGAGCAACCCCCACCCTCTAAATCCTGGCTGAATATTGGCATTAGAGATGTCTTACATTTTGGTCAATCTAATCAGGATAAAGTTGAAGAGAGAATAGAAGCAGCAGGCAGAGATGAATCGACAGGCACAATAGACCCACAGGACGTTGGCACAAGTCAGTCTCATCATGATGCCACAGTGGAGCAAATAAAAGaaacagagaaccagagagatgATAACACTGGTAAGaaggcagagagaacagagacacaccCCTCAAAACCTGTTAAGGATTATAACCAAGAGGACCGTCATAGTCAGGAAGAAGATG CagaaacagacaagacaaactgCATCAACGATGATTGTTTCACTCGCAATGAAAATGAAGACCTAACCAACCTGAAAGGAGAACATTTCTCTGGGGAGGGAGACATCCAAACCCCAACACTAACAGACAAAT ATAAACCTGAGCCTGCAGTGATGGAATATCTTTTTTCTTCTGCACGTCAAGTCACTGGTGATGCTGTTGCTCATATACTGACAGTTAAGGCTCTTCTAAAATGGCTCACTGTACAG GTCCTGTCATCCCTTCCTGATGACATAAGGCCAGGTCCTGACCTGTATGGACTGCCATGGGAAGCTGTCATCGTCACTGCCTTACTAGGGTTGGGCACTCTCCTATTGTTCAGCTGCAGGTTCTACCAATGT ATAAAGAGCAGACTGTATTCAAGCAAAGAGAGGCGGATGGGKCTGAAGGTGGCTGAACTATTAGATGAAAAGTGCAAAGTCCTTGAGACTTTGAGTGAGGTTCAACAAAAT TATGAAGAACTGGAAACTGCCCTGCGGAATAGTGGCGTTTTGGCTCATgtcgcagagagagagaatctggag GTGATGTCCCAGAGGCTGAAACAGTCAAATACACAGCTTGGAAATGATATAGAAAAGTTAAAGGAGGACCTGAATATCCAAAGAGCGAGGAGGTTGCAGCAGGAGGAGACA ATTGCAGATATGCAGGAAACCTTGAAAACCTTAGAAGAAGAAACCAGAGACCTCAAGTCCCAGACAGAACAG GCACAGACAACCCTGAAAATATTTGACATGAACAGTGAAAGGAATCAGAATAATCTGGAGGCAGCAAAAGAAGAGAAGGTGTTGCTCCAGGAGAAAAATGGCCAG CTGGTCCAGGAGGCAGAGGGCTGGGGGGAGCGGATGAgtgagctggaggaggagatgaggatgtGTGAGAGCTCCTACACTGGAATGCTGCAGGATGCTACCAACAAAGATGAGCGCATCAAG TCCTTGACAGACTGCCTGTTGAAGATGAAGGACTGGGACTCAGTGCTGGAGGACGGcgccaacagagaggagaggagtgggacacAAGGGACAGAGAATGGAGAAGGACAAG ATAACCATCAACGACAAAGAATACAGAAACTCATTCATGCAGCTAAG aTGAATGCAGACTTGAAGTCGGTGGATGAAGACAAGGACAGGGTGTTTGCTAAGCTAGCAGATGAAGTCAAGGCCAAGGAGGATCTCCAAG AGGGGATTAAGAACCTGGAGAATGAGAAGGCCTCtctgcagacagacagtgagaagtACACGAGCCAGGTGCAGAAACTCCAGCAGAAACTGCAGATCATGACAGAGATGTACCAGGAGAATGAGCTCAAACTAcacag GATGTTGActgtggaggagagggagcgTCTGCAGAAGGACGAGAAGCTGACCAAGGCTGACAAGAGCATCACCCTGGCCGTGGAGGAGCTCAACAGCTACAG GCAAAGGGCACAAGAKCTGGAGGATGAGCTGGAGAAGACTAACCAGGCCTACAAAACCCAG ATAACTTCTCAGGAAAAGAAGGCACACAATAACTGG CTAGCAGCACGAGGTGCTGACCGTGACCTGGCTGAAGTTAAAAGAGAGAATGCACACCTCAGGCAGAA ATTGACTGATACTCAGTTCAAGCTGGAGGTTGTGGAGAAAGACCCCTATACTCTGGACAACATGGACAGACCTCTGTTCAGAG GTGAAAGGTCACCGTATGGCCCCTCCCCCRTACATCGCCCAGCCTCTGAGAACAGAGCCTTCCTGTCTCCGCCTACCCTGATGGATGGCCCGCCCCGCCTCTCTCCAAACTTCCCCCCCATGGGACCAGGAGGCAGAG TATCCCGAGGCCTGTTAGATCCCCCTGGTGGGGTGGACTCTGATCGTAGTGGTGGTCCTCTCTCTGACAGCGGCTCGATATCTCCCACCTGGGAGAGGGATCGCAGGGGCCCACCTATACACCCTCCAG GGTATATGTATCTAGACCCAGGCCTTCCCTACAGGAGACCTCTGCCCGGAGCCCTTCCTATGGGCCCCCTACCACCCAGGGGCCCCGGTCCTGCTGAGTCCCACAGCTTTGGCCACCAACCTG ACTCATCATTTATGGGAAACAGTATGGGTCCTGGTGAAAATGAAAGAGAC TCCCATCTGTCAGCACCTGGAGATCTGAGAGACATGAGGATGGGACCTCCTCTCTTAGTACCCCCTGGTATGGGTCCTCTCCCACCCATGGAGCACAGGGACCCTTACTTTGCACGCAAAGGCCCTTACGGACCTCCAGACTTTTTCTCCCCACGAGGTCCAGCCCCCATGGGCA
- the mia2 gene encoding cTAGE family member 5 isoform X6, whose translation MTGLSRVDMAASQIYIWTFTIFIFPILTWGLLSDFKICGDSECESLLSRVRATRDHRGKDCRFLNFKKGDVIFVYHKLSGKRDDLWAGSIDRRFGYFPKDAVKVDEIYANTEKEVATQKQDFFCIDEYGSLIDNDSSEWDNEENLVSEFQEIAANDAQDSKTSKDAFLSQSFAQSSDETGNKDANQAVMEYFSDDTKPAPSEQAETDKTNCINDDCFTRNENEDLTNLKGEHFSGEGDIQTPTLTDKYKPEPAVMEYLFSSARQVTGDAVAHILTVKALLKWLTVQVLSSLPDDIRPGPDLYGLPWEAVIVTALLGLGTLLLFSCRFYQCIKSRLYSSKERRMGLKVAELLDEKCKVLETLSEVQQNYEELETALRNSGVLAHVAERENLEVMSQRLKQSNTQLGNDIEKLKEDLNIQRARRLQQEETIADMQETLKTLEEETRDLKSQTEQAQTTLKIFDMNSERNQNNLEAAKEEKVLLQEKNGQLVQEAEGWGERMSELEEEMRMCESSYTGMLQDATNKDERIKSLTDCLLKMKDWDSVLEDGANREERSGTQGTENGEGQDNHQRQRIQKLIHAAKMNADLKSVDEDKDRVFAKLADEVKAKEDLQEGIKNLENEKASLQTDSEKYTSQVQKLQQKLQIMTEMYQENELKLHRMLTVEERERLQKDEKLTKADKSITLAVEELNSYRQRAQXLEDELEKTNQAYKTQITSQEKKAHNNWLAARGADRDLAEVKRENAHLRQKLTDTQFKLEVVEKDPYTLDNMDRPLFRGERSPYGPSPXHRPASENRAFLSPPTLMDGPPRLSPNFPPMGPGGRVSRGLLDPPGGVDSDRSGGPLSDSGSISPTWERDRRGPPIHPPGYMYLDPGLPYRRPLPGALPMGPLPPRGPGPAESHSFGHQPDSSFMGNSMGPGENERDSHLSAPGDLRDMRMGPPLLVPPGMGPLPPMEHRDPYFARKGPYGPPDFFSPRGPAPMGMRGPPPPGMFGRVPPPPPQHSFLPGPPPRPSPPGSEVSSDQSPSPHDVI comes from the exons ATGACTGGACTTTCCAGGGTCGATATGGCTGCTTCACAGATATACATTTGGACATTTACTATTTTCATTTTTCCAATTCTAACTTGGGGATTGCTGTCTGACTTCAAAATTTGTGGCGACTCTGAATGTGAAA GCTTGCTGAGTCGGGTCAGGGCCACAAGAGATCACAGAGGAAAGGATTGTAGATTCCTGAACTTCAAAAAAGGGGATGTGATATTTGTTTACCACAAACTCTCTGGCAAAAGAGATGATCTATGGGCAGGAAGT ATTGACAGACGATTTGGTTATTTCCCAAAAGACGCTGTGAAAGTTGATGAAATTTATGCAAACACAGAGAAAGAAGTGGCCACACAG AAACAAGACTTCTTCTGCATAGATGAGTATGGCTCATTAATTGATAATGACTCCAGTGAGTGGGACAATGAAGAAAATCTAGTTTCAGAATTTCAGGAAATCGCAGCCAATGATGCTCAGGATTCTAAAACCTCCAAAGATGCCTTTCTATCCCAAAGTTTTGCACAGAGCAGTGATGAAACAGGAAACAAAGATGCCAATCAGGCTGTAATGGAATACTTCTCTGATGATACCAAACCTGCACCTAGCGAACAAG CagaaacagacaagacaaactgCATCAACGATGATTGTTTCACTCGCAATGAAAATGAAGACCTAACCAACCTGAAAGGAGAACATTTCTCTGGGGAGGGAGACATCCAAACCCCAACACTAACAGACAAAT ATAAACCTGAGCCTGCAGTGATGGAATATCTTTTTTCTTCTGCACGTCAAGTCACTGGTGATGCTGTTGCTCATATACTGACAGTTAAGGCTCTTCTAAAATGGCTCACTGTACAG GTCCTGTCATCCCTTCCTGATGACATAAGGCCAGGTCCTGACCTGTATGGACTGCCATGGGAAGCTGTCATCGTCACTGCCTTACTAGGGTTGGGCACTCTCCTATTGTTCAGCTGCAGGTTCTACCAATGT ATAAAGAGCAGACTGTATTCAAGCAAAGAGAGGCGGATGGGKCTGAAGGTGGCTGAACTATTAGATGAAAAGTGCAAAGTCCTTGAGACTTTGAGTGAGGTTCAACAAAAT TATGAAGAACTGGAAACTGCCCTGCGGAATAGTGGCGTTTTGGCTCATgtcgcagagagagagaatctggag GTGATGTCCCAGAGGCTGAAACAGTCAAATACACAGCTTGGAAATGATATAGAAAAGTTAAAGGAGGACCTGAATATCCAAAGAGCGAGGAGGTTGCAGCAGGAGGAGACA ATTGCAGATATGCAGGAAACCTTGAAAACCTTAGAAGAAGAAACCAGAGACCTCAAGTCCCAGACAGAACAG GCACAGACAACCCTGAAAATATTTGACATGAACAGTGAAAGGAATCAGAATAATCTGGAGGCAGCAAAAGAAGAGAAGGTGTTGCTCCAGGAGAAAAATGGCCAG CTGGTCCAGGAGGCAGAGGGCTGGGGGGAGCGGATGAgtgagctggaggaggagatgaggatgtGTGAGAGCTCCTACACTGGAATGCTGCAGGATGCTACCAACAAAGATGAGCGCATCAAG TCCTTGACAGACTGCCTGTTGAAGATGAAGGACTGGGACTCAGTGCTGGAGGACGGcgccaacagagaggagaggagtgggacacAAGGGACAGAGAATGGAGAAGGACAAG ATAACCATCAACGACAAAGAATACAGAAACTCATTCATGCAGCTAAG aTGAATGCAGACTTGAAGTCGGTGGATGAAGACAAGGACAGGGTGTTTGCTAAGCTAGCAGATGAAGTCAAGGCCAAGGAGGATCTCCAAG AGGGGATTAAGAACCTGGAGAATGAGAAGGCCTCtctgcagacagacagtgagaagtACACGAGCCAGGTGCAGAAACTCCAGCAGAAACTGCAGATCATGACAGAGATGTACCAGGAGAATGAGCTCAAACTAcacag GATGTTGActgtggaggagagggagcgTCTGCAGAAGGACGAGAAGCTGACCAAGGCTGACAAGAGCATCACCCTGGCCGTGGAGGAGCTCAACAGCTACAG GCAAAGGGCACAAGAKCTGGAGGATGAGCTGGAGAAGACTAACCAGGCCTACAAAACCCAG ATAACTTCTCAGGAAAAGAAGGCACACAATAACTGG CTAGCAGCACGAGGTGCTGACCGTGACCTGGCTGAAGTTAAAAGAGAGAATGCACACCTCAGGCAGAA ATTGACTGATACTCAGTTCAAGCTGGAGGTTGTGGAGAAAGACCCCTATACTCTGGACAACATGGACAGACCTCTGTTCAGAG GTGAAAGGTCACCGTATGGCCCCTCCCCCRTACATCGCCCAGCCTCTGAGAACAGAGCCTTCCTGTCTCCGCCTACCCTGATGGATGGCCCGCCCCGCCTCTCTCCAAACTTCCCCCCCATGGGACCAGGAGGCAGAG TATCCCGAGGCCTGTTAGATCCCCCTGGTGGGGTGGACTCTGATCGTAGTGGTGGTCCTCTCTCTGACAGCGGCTCGATATCTCCCACCTGGGAGAGGGATCGCAGGGGCCCACCTATACACCCTCCAG GGTATATGTATCTAGACCCAGGCCTTCCCTACAGGAGACCTCTGCCCGGAGCCCTTCCTATGGGCCCCCTACCACCCAGGGGCCCCGGTCCTGCTGAGTCCCACAGCTTTGGCCACCAACCTG ACTCATCATTTATGGGAAACAGTATGGGTCCTGGTGAAAATGAAAGAGAC TCCCATCTGTCAGCACCTGGAGATCTGAGAGACATGAGGATGGGACCTCCTCTCTTAGTACCCCCTGGTATGGGTCCTCTCCCACCCATGGAGCACAGGGACCCTTACTTTGCACGCAAAGGCCCTTACGGACCTCCAGACTTTTTCTCCCCACGAGGTCCAGCCCCCATGGGCA
- the mia2 gene encoding cTAGE family member 5 isoform X9 translates to MEVQDVDQVLSSLPDDIRPGPDLYGLPWEAVIVTALLGLGTLLLFSCRFYQCIKSRLYSSKERRMGLKVAELLDEKCKVLETLSEVQQNYEELETALRNSGVLAHVAERENLEVMSQRLKQSNTQLGNDIEKLKEDLNIQRARRLQQEETIADMQETLKTLEEETRDLKSQTEQAQTTLKIFDMNSERNQNNLEAAKEEKVLLQEKNGQLVQEAEGWGERMSELEEEMRMCESSYTGMLQDATNKDERIKSLTDCLLKMKDWDSVLEDGANREERSGTQGTENGEGQDNHQRQRIQKLIHAAKMNADLKSVDEDKDRVFAKLADEVKAKEDLQEGIKNLENEKASLQTDSEKYTSQVQKLQQKLQIMTEMYQENELKLHRMLTVEERERLQKDEKLTKADKSITLAVEELNSYRQRAQXLEDELEKTNQAYKTQITSQEKKAHNNWLAARGADRDLAEVKRENAHLRQKLTDTQFKLEVVEKDPYTLDNMDRPLFRGERSPYGPSPXHRPASENRAFLSPPTLMDGPPRLSPNFPPMGPGGRVSRGLLDPPGGVDSDRSGGPLSDSGSISPTWERDRRGPPIHPPGYMYLDPGLPYRRPLPGALPMGPLPPRGPGPAESHSFGHQPDSSFMGNSMGPGENERDSHLSAPGDLRDMRMGPPLLVPPGMGPLPPMEHRDPYFARKGPYGPPDFFSPRGPAPMGMRGPPPPGMFGRVPPPPPQHSFLPGPPPRPSPPGSEVSSDQSPSPHDVI, encoded by the exons ATGGAGGTTCAGGATGTTGACCAG GTCCTGTCATCCCTTCCTGATGACATAAGGCCAGGTCCTGACCTGTATGGACTGCCATGGGAAGCTGTCATCGTCACTGCCTTACTAGGGTTGGGCACTCTCCTATTGTTCAGCTGCAGGTTCTACCAATGT ATAAAGAGCAGACTGTATTCAAGCAAAGAGAGGCGGATGGGKCTGAAGGTGGCTGAACTATTAGATGAAAAGTGCAAAGTCCTTGAGACTTTGAGTGAGGTTCAACAAAAT TATGAAGAACTGGAAACTGCCCTGCGGAATAGTGGCGTTTTGGCTCATgtcgcagagagagagaatctggag GTGATGTCCCAGAGGCTGAAACAGTCAAATACACAGCTTGGAAATGATATAGAAAAGTTAAAGGAGGACCTGAATATCCAAAGAGCGAGGAGGTTGCAGCAGGAGGAGACA ATTGCAGATATGCAGGAAACCTTGAAAACCTTAGAAGAAGAAACCAGAGACCTCAAGTCCCAGACAGAACAG GCACAGACAACCCTGAAAATATTTGACATGAACAGTGAAAGGAATCAGAATAATCTGGAGGCAGCAAAAGAAGAGAAGGTGTTGCTCCAGGAGAAAAATGGCCAG CTGGTCCAGGAGGCAGAGGGCTGGGGGGAGCGGATGAgtgagctggaggaggagatgaggatgtGTGAGAGCTCCTACACTGGAATGCTGCAGGATGCTACCAACAAAGATGAGCGCATCAAG TCCTTGACAGACTGCCTGTTGAAGATGAAGGACTGGGACTCAGTGCTGGAGGACGGcgccaacagagaggagaggagtgggacacAAGGGACAGAGAATGGAGAAGGACAAG ATAACCATCAACGACAAAGAATACAGAAACTCATTCATGCAGCTAAG aTGAATGCAGACTTGAAGTCGGTGGATGAAGACAAGGACAGGGTGTTTGCTAAGCTAGCAGATGAAGTCAAGGCCAAGGAGGATCTCCAAG AGGGGATTAAGAACCTGGAGAATGAGAAGGCCTCtctgcagacagacagtgagaagtACACGAGCCAGGTGCAGAAACTCCAGCAGAAACTGCAGATCATGACAGAGATGTACCAGGAGAATGAGCTCAAACTAcacag GATGTTGActgtggaggagagggagcgTCTGCAGAAGGACGAGAAGCTGACCAAGGCTGACAAGAGCATCACCCTGGCCGTGGAGGAGCTCAACAGCTACAG GCAAAGGGCACAAGAKCTGGAGGATGAGCTGGAGAAGACTAACCAGGCCTACAAAACCCAG ATAACTTCTCAGGAAAAGAAGGCACACAATAACTGG CTAGCAGCACGAGGTGCTGACCGTGACCTGGCTGAAGTTAAAAGAGAGAATGCACACCTCAGGCAGAA ATTGACTGATACTCAGTTCAAGCTGGAGGTTGTGGAGAAAGACCCCTATACTCTGGACAACATGGACAGACCTCTGTTCAGAG GTGAAAGGTCACCGTATGGCCCCTCCCCCRTACATCGCCCAGCCTCTGAGAACAGAGCCTTCCTGTCTCCGCCTACCCTGATGGATGGCCCGCCCCGCCTCTCTCCAAACTTCCCCCCCATGGGACCAGGAGGCAGAG TATCCCGAGGCCTGTTAGATCCCCCTGGTGGGGTGGACTCTGATCGTAGTGGTGGTCCTCTCTCTGACAGCGGCTCGATATCTCCCACCTGGGAGAGGGATCGCAGGGGCCCACCTATACACCCTCCAG GGTATATGTATCTAGACCCAGGCCTTCCCTACAGGAGACCTCTGCCCGGAGCCCTTCCTATGGGCCCCCTACCACCCAGGGGCCCCGGTCCTGCTGAGTCCCACAGCTTTGGCCACCAACCTG ACTCATCATTTATGGGAAACAGTATGGGTCCTGGTGAAAATGAAAGAGAC TCCCATCTGTCAGCACCTGGAGATCTGAGAGACATGAGGATGGGACCTCCTCTCTTAGTACCCCCTGGTATGGGTCCTCTCCCACCCATGGAGCACAGGGACCCTTACTTTGCACGCAAAGGCCCTTACGGACCTCCAGACTTTTTCTCCCCACGAGGTCCAGCCCCCATGGGCA